From Leopardus geoffroyi isolate Oge1 chromosome B4, O.geoffroyi_Oge1_pat1.0, whole genome shotgun sequence, a single genomic window includes:
- the LOC123591851 gene encoding olfactory receptor 6C2-like: MMKNHTVTIFILLGLTDDPQLQIPIFMFLFLTYILSITGNLTIISLTLVDSHLKTPMYFFLQNFALLEISFTSACIPRYLYNIATGDRSITYNICVIQVFFTDVFGVTEFFLLAAMSYDRYVAICKPLQYVTIMNNRVCKRLVLCCWMAGLLIILPPLTLFLNLKFCDSNVIDYFFCDASPILKISCSDTWLIEQLVIVCAVLTFILTLVCVLQSYISIIKTILQFPSTQQRKRAFSTCSSHMIVVSITYGSCIFIYVNPSAKESVTINKGVTVLMTSIAPMLNPFIYTLRNKQVRQAFSDSFKKIALVSKNKRIFKPRNKITS, encoded by the coding sequence ATGATGAAAAATCATACAGTAACAATCTTCATCCTATTGGGCCTGACAGATGACCCTCAACTTCAAATTccaatttttatgtttctatttctcaCTTACATATTGAGTATAACTGGGAATCTGACCATCATATCCCTCACTTTAGTAGACTCTCACCTTAAAAcacccatgtactttttcctacAGAATTTTGCCTTATTAGAAATTTCTTTTACATCTGCTTGTATCCCTAGATATTTATACAACATAGCAACAGGTGACAGGtcaattacatataatatttgtGTTATTCAAGTGTTTTTTACCGATGTTTTTGGAGTAACAGAATTTTTTCTCCTGGCTGCCATGTCttatgaccgctatgtggccatctgcaaaccccTGCAGTATGTAACCATCATGAACAACAGAGTGTGCAAGAGGCTTGTCCTCTGCTGTTGGATGGCTGGCTTGTTGATCATACTCCCACCACTAACTTTGTTCCTCAATTTGAAATTCTGTGATTCAAATgtcattgattattttttctgtgaTGCATCTCCAATCTTGAAGATTTCATGTTCAGACACATGGCTCATAGAGCAGTTGGTTATTGTCTGTGCTGTGCTGACCTTCATTCTGACCCTTGTGTGTGTTCTTCAATCTTACATTTCTATCATCAAGACCATTCTACAATTCCCCTCTACCCAACAAAGGAAAAGAGCCTTTTCCACCTGTTCTTCTCACATGATTGTGGTTTCCATCACCTATGGAAGTTGTATCTTCATCTATGTCAATCCTTCAGCAAAGGAATCAGTGACTATTAATAAGGGTGTGACAGTGCTAATGACGTCCATAGCTCCCATGTTGAACCCATTCATTTACACTCTGAGAAACAAGCAAGTGAGACAAGCTTTCAgtgattctttcaaaaaaattgcaTTGGTGTcgaaaaataagagaatattcaagcccagaaataaaataacaagctAA